In Zingiber officinale cultivar Zhangliang chromosome 1A, Zo_v1.1, whole genome shotgun sequence, a genomic segment contains:
- the LOC122002874 gene encoding uncharacterized protein LOC122002874, producing MTTAQVSLPFFFLLTVASLLVGATTVPTEQSQLIVACGTDVEKLVLACHEFIAIPGPKKKPNKACCDSLATADVPCLCKELPPEVEKSISMEKAVYVARSCGKTVPAGTKCGSYTVPPSGAPAAAKGAAGR from the exons ATGACAACCGCCCAAGTgagtcttcctttcttcttcctcctcacggtGGCCTCACTGCTGGTAGGCGCCACCACCGTCCCTACCGAACAGTCCCAACTAATAGTCGCCTGCGGCACCGACGTCGAGAAGCTTGTGTTGGCATGCCACGAGTTCATCGCCATCCCAGGGCCGAAGAAGAAGCCCAACAAAGCCTGCTGCGACTCTCTGGCAACGGCCGACGTGCCGTGCCTCTGCAAGGAATTGCCTCCGGAGGTGGAGAAGAGCATCAGCATGGAGAAGGCGGTGTACGTGGCCAGGTCCTGTGGGAAAACTGTCCCTGCAGGAACCAAATGTGGAA GCTACACTGTCCCACCGTCAGGAGCACCGGCGGCGGCCAAGGGAGCTGCGGGGCGCTGA